In Arachis stenosperma cultivar V10309 chromosome 1, arast.V10309.gnm1.PFL2, whole genome shotgun sequence, one DNA window encodes the following:
- the LOC130976874 gene encoding uncharacterized protein LOC130976874, whose protein sequence is MGRLKMVTTSDQEDEDEQSNLSQQPENNSTEEEDRDHQEPEISQQELLKLYAPFPQLLNGAVGKKIYSRFLDLFASLHVNIPFIKAIQQMPAFIKYMKELLPRKSSLKGGQTIVLNKECSALIQPELPAKRRDPGSFHITCAIGETMFDKALCDLGASINLLPLSLAKRLQINEIMPTDVVIRLADKTQKQAIGVVENVLLKVGKYFLPTDFVILDMEESHIHPIILGRPFLATGRALIDVEKGELILRIHDERLSFNVFKLSQEVDQEHKEPSKDHDEMLKEEASTEAHPTYLETPLVNKQGKQPLPQLKEKLEEPKPLEACEDNITTTVGKEVIKSKAISKDTRKKVPRKWRNKKIPMEDFSPGDRVISAYFPDIPLISLLYHLSYLKSSQSTEFSPWNM, encoded by the coding sequence atgggaagaTTGAAAATGGTCACTACAAGTGATCAAGAGGATGAAGACGAGCAAAGCAACCTATCCCAACAGCCTGAAAACAACTCAACAGAGGAGGAGGATagagatcaccaagaaccagaAATCTCACAACAAGAGTTGCTGAAGCTCTATGCACCATTTCCCCAACTGCTCAATGGTGCTGTGGGGAAGAAAATATACTCAAGGTTCTTAGACTTGTTTGCATCTCTGCATGTGAACATACCATTCATCAAGGCCATACAACAAATGCCTGCATTCATCAAGTACATGAAGGAACTTCTTCCCAGGAAAAGCTCACTCAAAGGAGGCCAAACTATAGTGTTAaacaaggaatgtagtgccCTTATTCAACCTGAATTGCCTGCAAAAAGAAgagacccagggagttttcacatCACTTGTGCCATAGGGGAAACAATGTTTGATAAAGCACTCTGTGATTTAggggcaagcatcaacttacTGCCCCTATCCCTGGCGAAGAGGCTGCAGATCAATGAGATAATGCCCACAGATGTGGTCATCAGACTGGCTGACAAGACTCAAAAgcaagcaataggagtggtGGAAAATGTGTTACTAAAGGTTGGAAAATACTTTCTCCCAACAGACTTTGTCATCCTAGACATGGAAGAGAGTCACATTCACCCAATCATAttgggaagacccttcctagctacgggcagagcactcatagatgtggaGAAAGGGGAGCTAATATTGAGGATCCATGATGAACGGCTCAGCTTTAATGTCTTCAAACTCTCACAAGAAGTAGACCAAGAACACAAGGAACCAAGTAAAGACCATGATGAGATGCtaaaggaggaagcaagcacAGAAGCACACCCAACCTATCTGGAGACCCCTTTGGTTAATAAACAAGGGAAACAGCCACTACCACAGCTCAAGGAAAAGTTAGAGGAACCTAAACCCCTAGAGGCATGTGAAGACAACATCACAACTACCGTAGGAAAAGAAGTCATCAAGAGCAAGGCAATATCAAAGGACACAAGGAAGAAGGTACCAAGGAAGTGGAGGAACAAAAAGATCCCTATGGAAGACTTCTCTCCAGGAGATAGAGTGATCTCAGCTTACTTCCCAGATATCCCCCTAATCTCCCTACTGTACCATCTCAGTTACCTAAAGTCTTCACAATCAACAGAATTCTCTCCCTGGAACATGTAG
- the LOC130976880 gene encoding uncharacterized protein LOC130976880: MEKLLHKYGVMHKVATPYQPQTNGQAELANRKLKRVLEKIVGNTRKDWARKLEDALWAYITAFKTPIGKSPFQLLYGKSCHLLVELEHKVFWAIKLLNLDSQAAGDKRLLQINELDEFRLEAYENAKIYKEKAKR; this comes from the coding sequence atggagaaactaCTTCACAAATACGGAGTGATGCATaaagtagccacaccatatcaaCCACAGACCAATGGCCAAGCAGAGCTTGCAAATAGGAAGTTGAAGAGGGTTTTGGAAAAAATAGTGGGGaacacaagaaaggattgggccaGAAAATTAGAAGATGCTCTCTGGGCATACATAACAGCCTTTAAAACTCCTATTGGAAAGTCCCCTTTTCAGTTATTATATGGCAAGTCCTGTCACCTCCTTGTAGAGCTTGAGCATAAAGTCTTCTGGGCCATTAAACTCCTCAACCTTGAttctcaagcagcaggagataAGAGGCTACTGCAAATAAATGAGTTGGATGAGTTTAGATTggaagcctatgaaaatgctAAGATTTACAAGGAAAAGGCTAAGAGATAG
- the LOC130976888 gene encoding delta-aminolevulinic acid dehydratase 1, chloroplastic-like, which produces MQQGLLRPLHLFAVRASDSHNGNHVGPLHKLGLSDAKCESAVVAGNVPEAPLVPPKPASSVGTPVVPSLPLNRHPRRNRRMSALREAFQETTISPANFVYPLFIHEGEEDTLIGAMPRCYRLRWRHELVQEVAKARDVGVNSMVLFPKIPDALKSPTGNEAYNDNDLVPRSIRLLKDKFSDLEGNKTKFNADE; this is translated from the exons ATGCAACAGGGCCTTCTTCGCCCTCTCCACCTCTTCGCTGTTAGAGCAAGTGATTCCCACAACGGTAACCATGTGGGTCCACTCCACAAGCTTGGCCTCTCCGACGCAAAATGCGAATCCGCCGTTGTTGCCGGTAACGTCCCGGAGGCACCTCTGGTTCCCCCTAAACCGGCTTCTTCGGTTGGAACTCCCGTCGTCCCTTCACTT CCACTTAACAGGCATCCTCGACGCAACCGGAGGATGTCGGCGCTGAGGGAAGCTTTTCAAGAGACGACAATATCGCCTGCGAATTTCGTGTATCCACTTTTCATTCATGAAG GTGAGGAGGACACTTTAATTGGGGCTATGCCGAGATGCTACAGGCTTAGATGGAGGCATGAACTTGTGCAAGAG GTTGCAAAGGCACGGGATGTTGGTGTTAATAGTATGGTGCTTTTTCCTAAAATTCCAGATGCCTTGAAG TCTCCCACAGGAAATGAAGCATACAATGATAATGACTTAGTGCCTCGGTCAATACGTTTGCTTAAGGATAAGTTTTCAGACCTT GAAGGAAACAAGACAAAATTTAATGCAGATGAGTGA